One segment of Clostridiales bacterium DNA contains the following:
- a CDS encoding 4Fe-4S binding protein — protein sequence MALPVVDKDLCTACGICVDECPQSCYDLGDVAVLSRPDDCTECGICVDVCPSEAISM from the coding sequence ATGGCTCTCCCAGTCGTTGACAAGGATCTCTGTACCGCTTGCGGCATCTGTGTTGATGAGTGTCCCCAGAGCTGTTATGACCTCGGGGACGTAGCCGTTCTGTCTCGTCCCGATGACTGTACCGAGTGCGGCATCTGCGTCGATGTTTGTCCGAGTGAAGCCATCTCGATGTAG